In Bythopirellula goksoeyrii, a single window of DNA contains:
- a CDS encoding zeta toxin family protein, translating into MSEKRILIIAGPNGAGKTTFARSFLPEEANCPHFINADLIAAGLSPFAPQAAAVKAGRLMVAEINQCVACGESFAFETTLAGVGFVRRIRAWRDLGYHVSLFFLGLPNPEMAVARVAERVRQGGHDVPEPVIRRRFAAGLRNLERRYKAAVDAWAVYDNEGEVPKLIQWSESA; encoded by the coding sequence ATGAGTGAAAAACGCATCCTTATCATCGCCGGGCCCAACGGAGCGGGAAAGACGACCTTTGCCCGGTCCTTTCTCCCCGAGGAAGCCAATTGCCCCCACTTCATCAATGCCGATCTGATCGCGGCGGGACTCTCCCCGTTCGCGCCCCAGGCGGCGGCCGTCAAGGCGGGCCGCCTGATGGTTGCTGAAATCAACCAATGCGTGGCATGCGGCGAGAGCTTCGCCTTCGAGACGACATTGGCAGGCGTTGGCTTTGTGCGGCGGATTCGGGCTTGGCGCGACCTGGGCTATCATGTCAGTCTGTTTTTTCTCGGACTTCCCAACCCAGAAATGGCCGTGGCCCGGGTGGCAGAGCGAGTGCGACAAGGGGGTCACGATGTGCCTGAACCGGTAATCCGCCGGCGCTTCGCCGCGGGACTGCGAAATCTGGAGCGGCGTTACAAGGCGGCGGTCGATGCCTGGGCCGTGTATGATAATGAAGGCGAGGTGCCCAAGTTAATCCAATGGAGCGAATCAGCATGA
- a CDS encoding HsdM family class I SAM-dependent methyltransferase: MGNGGQFAAGSGNKAGEFYTPQRISDILSAIVTLDGQAPETGPRKRLDSVLDFACCSGSLLLNVRHRVVEAGGGIGKIYGQEKNITTYNLCRMNMLLHGVKDSEFEIWPATNALITGG; this comes from the coding sequence GTGGGCAACGGGGGCCAGTTCGCCGCTGGCTCCGGCAATAAAGCGGGGGAGTTTTATACGCCCCAACGCATCAGCGATATCCTCTCGGCCATTGTCACCCTCGACGGCCAGGCACCCGAGACCGGCCCCCGCAAGCGCTTGGATAGCGTGCTCGACTTCGCCTGCTGTTCGGGCTCCTTGCTCTTGAACGTCCGGCACCGCGTGGTGGAGGCTGGCGGCGGTATCGGCAAAATCTACGGGCAGGAAAAGAACATCACCACCTACAACCTCTGCCGGATGAACATGCTGTTGCACGGAGTGAAAGATTCTGAGTTTGAGATCTGGCCCGCAACCAACGCCTTAATCACCGGCGGCTAG
- a CDS encoding diacylglycerol kinase family protein, whose amino-acid sequence MVDEEFEQDEEVGAYLRRSESWLRKFGNACRGIKVAVRAEVSFFVHLFVTAIVLVTGLQLSLSRLDWALLVLSIAGVITAELCNTAIERLARAITGKENPEIRDALDMASGAVLAASVGAAVVGLIVLGRPLLRMMS is encoded by the coding sequence ATGGTTGACGAAGAATTCGAACAGGATGAAGAAGTCGGTGCCTATCTCCGACGCTCGGAAAGTTGGCTCCGGAAGTTCGGCAACGCCTGCCGGGGAATCAAGGTTGCCGTACGGGCGGAGGTGAGTTTCTTCGTGCACCTGTTTGTCACGGCGATTGTCCTGGTGACGGGTCTGCAACTGAGTCTCTCGCGCCTGGATTGGGCACTCTTGGTGTTATCAATCGCGGGAGTGATCACAGCGGAACTCTGCAACACTGCCATTGAGCGCCTGGCCCGCGCAATCACCGGCAAGGAAAACCCAGAAATCCGTGACGCACTCGACATGGCCAGCGGCGCCGTCCTGGCTGCTTCTGTTGGCGCTGCCGTAGTAGGCCTGATCGTGCTAGGACGGCCGCTGTTGCGGATGATGTCCTGA
- a CDS encoding LPS-assembly protein LptD — protein MRCSQFLRSQRTVSLCALSIRVLLLTVCLLGGWTQYFVASGSAAEQVITVNTESITVAADWCTHWQQGNYEVWHLRGNCYVNQGLAYARAPEAVLWIDSSQASQSGTKVVAYFESAGEDQVVVDDPTEDSSNRKAATRQNLPTWFKRFETSGSLKMKLPEATPYSNIPPQIYQRGLMQFDPARQEQLLMAQYTEFVPPAVVVPASPTGMRRIEFFPRSDNPPEIQSKTLANGERSIIASGGIRILVEGLDSSAVPAAFGPVGTIDLTTDRAVIWTSGGDLSFGGQSTQNPDTPLEIYMEGNIEFRQGDRVVYADRMFYDVRRQVGVILNAELLTPLPKTESFEYQGLVRLRAAAIRQLDEAHFSATDALVTTSRLEEPSYAFGADQITFQDIQTQTFDPRTGSVTTEHRQLAESRGNFVYLDGFPIFYWPTIATDLSKPSFFIDNVRFGNDRVFGFQSMVDLDAYQLFGIRNAPAGTDWGLSLDYLSERGFGYGTDFTYERSQILGYEGPAIGALDFWGIKDHGTDNLGFGRRDIVPEEDYRFRLFGEHRQRLTSGWDITGGIGWLSDRTFLEQYYEQEWDEEPIPTSGSRAKRLVDNRTCSIEYNVQVNDFFTETEWLPRADHYWLGESLLGDHLTWFEHTQAAYARLNYYDPPTNPVLASQVIPGLPWEQTGTRDGERLVTRQELDLPFSVGGVKVVPYALGELAQWGEDFNENQIQRAYFQTGVRASVPFWAAYPNVQDALFNLNGLAHKVVFDLEASYADANQDFTDLPLYDPLDDISIIEMDRRLYGTALTPTISGDRTDARFYAFRSGMQGWVTSPTTEIADDLMAVRGGMRHRWQTKRGGPGRQHIVDWLTLDSNITFFPDANRDNFGANFGLFDYYLRWHLGDRFTVVSDGAADFFSGGLRTVSAGVILNRPTRGNVYLGARSIGGPIESNALLASYNYRLSPKWITSAGLSLDFSETGNIAQSISATRIGESLLVSAGVTSNTGQDNVGFLFMVEPRFLPKLNLTSRTGIEVPPAGAFGLE, from the coding sequence ATGCGTTGCTCGCAATTTCTCCGCAGTCAGCGGACCGTGTCGCTCTGCGCGCTCAGCATCCGTGTGCTTCTTCTCACTGTTTGCTTACTCGGTGGCTGGACTCAGTATTTCGTTGCGAGTGGTTCTGCCGCCGAACAAGTCATAACTGTGAACACCGAGTCGATCACGGTCGCTGCTGATTGGTGCACCCATTGGCAGCAAGGGAACTACGAAGTCTGGCACTTGCGTGGCAATTGCTACGTGAACCAAGGTTTGGCTTATGCCCGCGCGCCGGAAGCTGTGTTGTGGATCGACAGCAGCCAAGCGTCGCAATCTGGGACCAAGGTAGTCGCTTATTTCGAGTCCGCAGGAGAAGACCAAGTTGTCGTCGACGATCCCACAGAAGATTCATCCAATCGAAAAGCAGCGACCCGACAAAACTTGCCAACCTGGTTCAAGCGATTTGAGACCTCGGGATCCTTGAAGATGAAGCTCCCGGAGGCAACCCCGTACTCGAACATTCCGCCGCAGATTTATCAACGGGGACTCATGCAGTTCGACCCGGCGCGTCAGGAACAACTGCTGATGGCGCAATACACGGAATTTGTGCCACCTGCCGTAGTGGTCCCTGCCAGCCCGACAGGGATGCGGCGGATCGAATTCTTTCCACGTAGCGACAATCCTCCGGAAATCCAATCCAAGACCTTGGCCAACGGCGAACGCTCCATCATCGCATCGGGTGGAATTCGCATCTTGGTCGAAGGCCTCGACAGTAGTGCGGTGCCGGCAGCCTTTGGGCCTGTTGGCACGATCGATCTCACCACCGACCGCGCCGTGATTTGGACTTCTGGCGGTGATCTGAGTTTCGGGGGGCAATCGACGCAAAACCCAGATACTCCGCTGGAAATCTACATGGAAGGCAACATCGAATTCCGCCAAGGGGATCGTGTCGTCTACGCCGACCGCATGTTCTACGATGTGCGGCGGCAGGTCGGCGTGATTCTCAATGCCGAGTTGCTCACACCGCTTCCCAAGACAGAAAGCTTTGAATACCAAGGCTTGGTACGTTTGCGAGCAGCCGCAATTCGCCAACTCGACGAGGCCCATTTCTCTGCCACCGATGCACTGGTGACCACCAGCCGACTCGAAGAACCAAGCTACGCTTTTGGCGCCGACCAGATCACTTTCCAAGACATCCAAACGCAAACCTTCGATCCCCGCACGGGAAGTGTCACGACCGAACATCGTCAGCTGGCCGAGAGCCGCGGTAACTTCGTGTACCTCGACGGTTTTCCCATTTTCTATTGGCCAACGATTGCCACCGATCTGAGCAAACCGAGCTTCTTCATCGACAACGTTCGGTTCGGCAATGACCGCGTGTTTGGATTCCAATCAATGGTCGATCTGGATGCCTACCAGCTCTTCGGAATTCGCAATGCCCCCGCCGGAACCGACTGGGGATTGAGTCTTGACTATCTCAGCGAGCGCGGTTTCGGCTATGGGACCGACTTCACCTACGAACGCAGTCAGATACTCGGATACGAAGGACCCGCAATTGGTGCTCTCGATTTTTGGGGTATCAAGGATCATGGCACCGACAATCTTGGTTTCGGCCGGCGCGATATCGTACCAGAAGAAGACTATCGGTTCCGTTTGTTTGGTGAACATCGCCAACGACTCACCAGCGGTTGGGACATAACCGGCGGCATCGGCTGGCTCAGCGATCGCACCTTCCTGGAGCAATACTACGAACAAGAATGGGACGAGGAGCCCATTCCTACCTCGGGTTCTCGGGCGAAGCGTTTGGTTGACAACCGGACGTGCTCCATTGAGTACAACGTGCAGGTGAATGATTTCTTTACCGAGACCGAGTGGCTCCCCAGGGCAGACCATTACTGGCTAGGTGAATCGTTGCTCGGAGATCATTTGACCTGGTTCGAGCATACGCAGGCAGCCTACGCCAGGTTGAACTACTACGATCCTCCGACGAATCCTGTTCTCGCATCGCAAGTGATTCCTGGACTTCCTTGGGAACAAACGGGGACTCGCGACGGCGAGCGTCTCGTCACTCGCCAGGAACTGGACTTGCCGTTTAGTGTGGGGGGAGTGAAAGTCGTCCCGTATGCGTTGGGCGAGTTGGCTCAATGGGGCGAGGACTTCAATGAAAATCAAATCCAGCGGGCCTACTTCCAGACCGGCGTGCGGGCTAGCGTTCCTTTCTGGGCCGCCTATCCCAACGTGCAGGATGCCTTGTTCAATCTCAACGGTTTGGCCCATAAGGTGGTTTTCGATTTGGAAGCTTCCTATGCCGATGCGAATCAAGACTTTACGGACTTGCCGCTGTACGACCCGCTTGATGACATCTCAATCATCGAAATGGACCGACGCCTCTACGGCACAGCATTGACGCCCACGATCTCAGGCGATCGTACCGATGCCCGGTTCTATGCGTTTCGCTCGGGGATGCAGGGATGGGTCACTTCGCCGACAACGGAAATCGCCGACGACCTGATGGCTGTCCGTGGGGGTATGCGGCATCGATGGCAGACCAAGCGCGGTGGACCTGGTCGGCAGCACATTGTCGATTGGCTGACCCTCGATTCGAACATCACCTTCTTCCCTGATGCGAATCGGGATAACTTTGGCGCTAACTTTGGTTTGTTCGACTACTACCTCCGCTGGCATCTCGGGGATCGCTTCACGGTCGTCTCCGACGGGGCCGCTGACTTCTTTAGCGGGGGACTCCGCACGGTCTCAGCGGGGGTGATTCTCAATCGGCCGACGCGCGGAAATGTTTATCTGGGAGCACGTTCGATCGGCGGACCTATCGAGAGTAACGCCCTCTTGGCCAGCTACAATTATCGCCTCAGCCCGAAGTGGATCACCTCGGCAGGACTTTCGCTCGACTTCAGTGAGACGGGCAATATCGCCCAGAGCATTTCCGCAACGCGGATCGGCGAATCGTTGTTGGTCTCTGCAGGAGTAACCTCCAACACGGGCCAAGACAATGTTGGATTTCTCTTCATGGTCGAGCCGCGGTTCCTGCCGAAACTCAATCTTACTAGCCGCACGGGAATCGAAGTTCCTCCGGCCGGTGCATTTGGACTTGAATAA
- a CDS encoding efflux RND transporter permease subunit — protein sequence MANLTQRLLQRLIDFRWWLLALAILGGVWGAYVSRDLRMDRSLEKMFASDDPLLAPYQELQEAFGEHPIVLAIYEDAQLATPEGLERIAKLTSSARKIPGIVAVVSLGDVPGLLDSEGTSIKNDNRAERLKEVFAGYTHNEEMDSAGIVCLLDQSGKSTASIGEPVGQLRSLIQEYPGGILVGEPVLLGEAFDLLEADGKRLNTWCLGLLLATIFACFRELRWLVLPLVLVQVALALTRGLLAVWGLQLSMVSSMLAAIVTVVGVATVMHVIVRYRDQLADGYAPQEALLRAGQILAAPVFFACLTDAVGFASLMISDVKPVVDFGLMMAIGSLMVLVAIPLTAPAIILFGANRDQLQSSHQPSRLEGALQSLFAWSNRHHLVLTMVTVLLTNAAVIGATKLLQETDFTKNFRQKSELVQSYRFVDQEFGGAGVWDILIPAPKRLDKKFLTQVLDFEAKLREQAPGLTQVLSLADALDAGSGGIRKLNFGADMAIRAGAGLLRGRMPEFMGAIYNPQAPAEQRYLRIMLRAPERLGARQKAELISQVREVTEESFPQAQVTGFYVLLTQLIESLLRDQWTTFAAAIVGIFFVMALAFRSVRLALVTLIPNVLPVVWLFGAMGWLGVPINMGAAMIAAVSLGLSVDGSIHYVMSYQRLRGMGEPIGAALESVQATVGRAAVLGTLALVIGFSTLATSDFIPTVYFGTLVSLSMVGGLVGNLVVLPLLIRVVER from the coding sequence ATGGCGAATCTCACCCAACGCCTTCTGCAGCGCTTGATTGATTTCCGTTGGTGGCTGCTGGCGTTGGCGATTCTGGGCGGAGTCTGGGGAGCCTATGTCAGCCGCGACTTGCGCATGGATCGTTCGCTGGAGAAGATGTTTGCGTCGGACGATCCACTGCTGGCCCCTTATCAAGAACTGCAAGAAGCCTTCGGCGAGCACCCCATTGTGCTGGCTATCTACGAAGATGCTCAGTTGGCGACACCGGAAGGACTCGAACGGATCGCGAAATTGACTTCCTCGGCGCGAAAGATTCCCGGCATCGTTGCCGTGGTTTCGCTCGGCGACGTGCCAGGATTGTTGGACTCCGAGGGTACGTCGATCAAGAATGACAACCGAGCCGAACGACTGAAGGAAGTCTTTGCAGGTTATACCCACAATGAGGAAATGGATTCGGCGGGGATCGTTTGCTTGTTGGATCAGTCAGGCAAATCGACGGCGTCGATTGGCGAACCTGTCGGACAACTTCGCTCGCTCATCCAGGAGTATCCGGGCGGGATTTTGGTTGGTGAGCCCGTGTTGCTCGGCGAAGCCTTTGATCTGTTGGAGGCTGACGGCAAGCGACTCAATACCTGGTGTCTGGGATTGCTGCTTGCGACGATCTTTGCCTGCTTTCGTGAATTGCGGTGGTTGGTGTTGCCGTTGGTACTTGTACAGGTGGCACTTGCACTCACGCGAGGCTTGTTGGCTGTGTGGGGTTTGCAACTGAGCATGGTCAGCTCGATGCTCGCTGCGATTGTGACCGTGGTCGGCGTGGCAACCGTGATGCACGTGATCGTGCGTTATCGGGATCAACTTGCCGATGGATATGCACCCCAAGAAGCCTTGCTGCGCGCGGGTCAAATTCTGGCTGCTCCAGTGTTTTTCGCGTGTCTGACGGACGCCGTCGGGTTCGCGTCGTTGATGATCTCTGATGTGAAACCGGTCGTTGACTTCGGGCTGATGATGGCCATTGGCAGCCTGATGGTACTGGTGGCGATTCCTTTGACCGCGCCGGCGATTATCTTATTCGGAGCCAACCGAGATCAGTTGCAATCGAGCCATCAGCCTTCGCGGCTGGAGGGTGCTTTGCAATCACTATTTGCTTGGAGCAATCGGCATCACTTGGTGCTGACCATGGTCACGGTGCTGCTTACCAATGCCGCCGTAATTGGTGCGACCAAGCTGCTGCAAGAGACAGATTTCACGAAGAACTTCCGACAAAAGAGCGAGTTGGTCCAGTCCTACCGATTCGTTGATCAAGAGTTTGGCGGAGCGGGGGTATGGGATATTCTGATTCCCGCTCCTAAACGCTTGGACAAGAAGTTTCTTACACAGGTTCTCGATTTCGAGGCAAAGCTTCGTGAACAGGCACCAGGGCTGACTCAAGTTTTATCACTCGCCGACGCGCTCGATGCCGGAAGCGGGGGGATTCGCAAACTCAACTTTGGCGCGGACATGGCGATTCGTGCCGGGGCTGGCTTGCTGCGCGGGAGGATGCCTGAATTCATGGGGGCGATCTATAATCCTCAGGCACCCGCTGAACAGAGATATTTGCGAATCATGCTCCGTGCCCCCGAGCGACTGGGTGCCCGGCAAAAAGCGGAGTTGATCTCTCAGGTGCGCGAAGTCACAGAAGAATCGTTTCCCCAGGCCCAGGTCACGGGCTTCTATGTGTTGCTCACGCAGTTGATCGAGAGTTTGCTCCGCGATCAGTGGACCACGTTTGCCGCGGCAATCGTTGGCATTTTCTTTGTGATGGCACTGGCGTTCCGCAGTGTACGTTTGGCATTGGTCACGCTCATTCCCAACGTGCTGCCGGTAGTGTGGCTCTTTGGTGCGATGGGTTGGTTGGGTGTGCCGATCAACATGGGCGCCGCCATGATCGCGGCTGTTTCGCTGGGTCTGTCGGTAGATGGATCGATTCACTACGTGATGTCTTATCAAAGACTACGAGGCATGGGAGAGCCGATTGGCGCGGCTCTCGAATCCGTGCAAGCCACCGTCGGCCGCGCGGCCGTGCTGGGAACGCTGGCCTTGGTAATTGGCTTCTCCACTCTAGCAACCAGTGATTTCATTCCCACGGTCTATTTCGGCACACTGGTGAGTCTGTCGATGGTTGGGGGGTTGGTGGGGAACTTGGTGGTGCTGCCGCTGTTGATTCGGGTGGTGGAGCGGTAG
- a CDS encoding HNH endonuclease, which translates to MAFGKWVKQCFESVVDPDKENEVAELTQLLQAGIKERKRSFVLAEVLQDRVYKQRHLDQARNGIYQRYLARAWADGRVQESELEILSWVSKCLDIPPQTLRAINLETARPKFAEALAKAMDDGIISDLEAAELTEIARAGGLSLPNFVEKFFHIEGEQFLRGIFAAAIADDHSAVDVLEQLVATAAKLGLSRKVVVEAIRPQAVQYIEHVLADAKEDDILTSQEESTIRQLIETFELPIAVQVYIDEELRELRLLTDIKNGKLPSIAAPPGVNLKAGELMHYHGDAVWQFLRLLKSGPDITEHPGVLAITDSRLIFRSLTRSGAFGFGTIVAHDSSRGVIEVQRQAKPVQRFICHDQSRIPAAIFLSALRMANQTLTSQDDKRRSRHIPRDIRQRVWQRYSGRCAECNAGEYLEFDHIVPVAKGGSNSDVNVQLLCRNCNLKKSDKI; encoded by the coding sequence ATGGCTTTTGGGAAGTGGGTAAAACAATGCTTCGAGAGTGTTGTCGATCCCGACAAAGAGAATGAGGTCGCGGAATTAACTCAACTTCTCCAGGCAGGAATCAAGGAACGGAAAAGGTCTTTCGTCCTGGCAGAAGTATTGCAAGATCGAGTTTATAAGCAGAGACACTTGGATCAAGCAAGAAACGGCATCTACCAACGATACCTTGCTAGGGCTTGGGCAGATGGTCGTGTCCAAGAATCAGAACTTGAGATATTAAGCTGGGTTTCTAAGTGCCTGGATATACCTCCACAAACTCTGCGCGCGATCAATCTTGAAACTGCACGACCCAAGTTTGCCGAGGCCTTGGCCAAAGCTATGGACGACGGCATCATCTCAGATTTGGAAGCTGCAGAACTAACCGAAATTGCTAGGGCCGGGGGGCTGAGTCTGCCTAATTTTGTAGAGAAATTCTTCCACATCGAAGGCGAGCAGTTCTTACGAGGGATATTTGCTGCCGCGATTGCTGACGATCACTCTGCTGTAGACGTCCTCGAACAATTGGTGGCGACGGCCGCAAAACTTGGCCTATCTCGCAAGGTTGTTGTGGAGGCGATCAGGCCACAAGCAGTCCAATACATCGAGCACGTTCTCGCCGACGCCAAAGAAGATGATATTCTCACTTCTCAGGAAGAGTCAACGATACGACAGTTGATCGAGACATTTGAATTACCCATAGCCGTGCAAGTGTACATCGACGAAGAGCTACGGGAATTGCGGCTGCTCACTGACATCAAAAACGGCAAACTACCGTCAATTGCTGCACCACCCGGCGTAAACCTCAAGGCAGGAGAACTGATGCACTATCATGGTGATGCGGTCTGGCAGTTTCTACGTTTGCTGAAGAGCGGTCCGGATATTACCGAGCATCCAGGTGTGCTCGCAATAACGGATTCGCGATTGATCTTTAGATCCCTTACACGTTCTGGTGCGTTCGGGTTCGGAACCATAGTAGCGCACGATTCTTCTCGTGGTGTAATAGAAGTACAACGCCAGGCCAAACCTGTTCAGCGATTTATCTGTCATGATCAAAGCAGAATACCCGCAGCCATATTCCTAAGTGCACTGCGAATGGCAAATCAAACCTTGACAAGTCAAGACGACAAGCGACGCTCTCGTCATATTCCAAGGGATATAAGACAGAGAGTATGGCAGCGTTATAGTGGTCGGTGCGCAGAATGTAATGCGGGAGAGTACCTGGAGTTTGACCACATCGTGCCAGTTGCCAAAGGTGGCAGCAATTCCGACGTTAACGTGCAACTGTTGTGTCGCAATTGCAATTTGAAGAAATCGGACAAGATCTGA
- a CDS encoding redoxin family protein: MNCANMGRSLVFGLAVILVVGACWAAERNWTDESGKFSITAEYVGVKGGKVLLRNADGKELSVPLKKLSEADREFVKAQQKEAAQREEVSEPTRQKPQREVVMELAETFYADLRTRERIGAGKLLTDEAQALIKTGKSPLVYLPRPEVGGKAIRVGRPKFDGSVAEIPVRVEAGEQLHQTWLHLRLVNPGANADEDWRIFALSAVYPDGEKSLDFEASVALAGEADPLKKLIGKPFLMEGYTLDGEPISSDDYKGKVVLIDFWATWCGPCKAEIPNILDNWRKYNGAGFEVLAVSVDKDLEALASFTRKENPPWTVVADRHPYNKKSMGAKFGIRSIPAFVLLGRDGRVAAIHCRGKLLSKEVERLLAGG, from the coding sequence ATGAACTGCGCGAATATGGGTAGATCGTTGGTGTTTGGTTTGGCGGTGATTTTGGTTGTCGGCGCGTGTTGGGCCGCCGAGAGGAACTGGACTGACGAGAGCGGCAAATTCTCCATCACTGCGGAATACGTCGGGGTGAAAGGGGGCAAGGTCCTCCTCCGCAATGCCGATGGCAAAGAACTTTCTGTTCCGCTGAAAAAACTGAGCGAGGCCGACCGGGAGTTCGTCAAGGCACAACAGAAAGAGGCCGCTCAGCGTGAGGAAGTCTCCGAACCTACGAGGCAGAAGCCACAGCGCGAGGTGGTTATGGAACTTGCTGAGACGTTTTACGCCGACCTCCGCACGAGAGAACGTATCGGTGCTGGCAAGCTACTCACCGATGAGGCCCAGGCTTTGATCAAAACCGGGAAGTCTCCGTTGGTGTATCTTCCTCGACCTGAAGTGGGTGGAAAGGCGATCCGTGTCGGTAGGCCAAAATTTGATGGCTCTGTGGCTGAGATACCGGTTCGCGTGGAGGCCGGGGAGCAGCTTCACCAGACGTGGCTGCACCTGCGGTTGGTTAACCCTGGTGCTAACGCAGACGAGGACTGGCGGATTTTCGCTCTTAGCGCAGTGTATCCCGATGGCGAAAAATCTCTCGACTTCGAGGCCAGCGTAGCACTGGCAGGCGAAGCCGACCCGCTAAAGAAACTTATTGGCAAGCCCTTTCTGATGGAGGGCTATACTCTCGATGGAGAACCGATCAGCTCCGACGACTACAAAGGCAAGGTTGTCCTTATCGATTTTTGGGCGACTTGGTGTGGACCTTGCAAGGCAGAGATACCTAATATTTTGGACAACTGGCGAAAGTACAACGGCGCCGGCTTCGAAGTGCTGGCGGTCAGCGTCGACAAGGATCTCGAGGCGCTCGCATCTTTTACGCGCAAGGAGAACCCGCCTTGGACTGTGGTGGCTGACAGGCACCCCTACAACAAGAAGTCGATGGGCGCGAAGTTTGGCATCCGCTCGATCCCGGCATTCGTCTTACTGGGACGTGATGGTCGGGTCGCCGCGATCCACTGCCGCGGCAAACTCCTGAGCAAGGAAGTCGAGCGGCTGCTTGCGGGGGGATGA
- a CDS encoding DUF4339 domain-containing protein translates to MATEWYCRLMGSELGPFSSKQLLEMARQHQITPDDSVRKGADGTWVGAHRVKGLFEDPAASTIIMAHLPPDVQQALEKKQQVAESTTKSEPPKVTWHYIVDHNKIGPLSFDQLVAHGREGSLKPHCRVWSSKSPKWCEAKDVAGLVFDKATSE, encoded by the coding sequence ATGGCGACCGAATGGTATTGCCGGTTGATGGGGTCCGAGCTGGGTCCATTTTCATCCAAGCAACTCTTGGAGATGGCGCGGCAGCATCAGATCACGCCCGATGACTCCGTGCGAAAGGGAGCCGATGGTACCTGGGTAGGTGCGCATCGTGTGAAAGGGTTGTTCGAAGATCCGGCGGCATCGACGATTATCATGGCGCATCTGCCTCCGGACGTGCAGCAAGCATTGGAGAAGAAGCAGCAAGTAGCGGAGAGCACTACCAAATCGGAGCCGCCCAAGGTGACCTGGCACTACATCGTGGATCACAACAAGATTGGCCCGCTGTCGTTTGATCAGCTGGTGGCGCATGGTCGCGAGGGAAGCTTGAAGCCGCATTGCCGGGTGTGGTCGTCAAAGTCACCTAAGTGGTGCGAAGCGAAAGACGTTGCTGGGTTGGTGTTCGATAAAGCGACGAGCGAGTAA